The nucleotide window ggttggttggttggttggtggacGGTCCTCAAAGGTGGgcggttggttggttggttggttggtggacGGGCCTCAAAGGCGGGCggctggctggttggttggtggaCGGGCCTCAAAGGCGGGCggctggctggttggttggtggaCGGGCCTCAAAGGCGGGcagttggttggttggtggatGGTCCTCAAAGGCGGGcggctggttggttggttggtggacGGTCCTCAAAGGCTGGcggctggttggttggttggtggatGGTCCTCAAaggctggttggttggtggaTGGTCCTCAAAGgcggttggttggttggtggatGGTCCTCAaaggctggttggttggttggtggatGGTCCTCAAAGGCGGgcggttggttggtttgttggtggATGGTCCTCAAAGGCGGgcggttggttggttggttggttggtggatGGTCCTCAAAGGCTGGgcggttggttggttggtggatGGTCCTCAaaggctggttggttggttggtggatGGTCCTCAAAGGCGGgcggttggttggttggttggttggtggatGGTCCTCAAAGGCTGGgcggttggttggttggttggtggacGGTCCTCAAAGGCGGgcggttggttggttggttggtggacGGTCCTCAAAGGCTGGgcggttggttggttggttggtggatGGTCCTCAAAGGCGGGCGGTTGGTTGACGACACGATGACATCATCACCTCCAGGACTACATTGCGGTGAAGGAGAAATACGCCAAGTACCTCCCGCACAGCGCGGGGCGCTACGCGGCCAAGCGCTTCCGCAAGGCGCAGTGTCCCATCGTGGAGCGCCTCACCAACTCCATGATGATGCACGGGCGCAACAACGGCAAGAAGCTGATGACCGTGCGCATCGTTAAGCACGCGTTCGAGATCATCCACCTGCTCACCGGGGAGGTGAGGACGGGGGGTGGGTTTGGGTGCTAGGAGTTGGGTTTTGGATGTCGGAGGGATATTTTTGGGTGTCGAGGGGCTGTTTGAGGGCTCTTGGAGGGGCATTTTTGGGTACTAAAAGCTGGGTTTGGGTGTTGGAAGGACGTTCTTGGGTGCTGGGGAGTGTTTTTGGATGTCGAGGAGGCAATTTTGAGGTGTTACGGGGGCGGTTTTGGGCTCTTTGGGGGCATTTTTGGGTGTTGGGGGGCATTATTGGGTGCTAGAACTTGTTTTTTGGGTGCTGGAGAGACTATTTTGGGCACTAGAACTTGCTTTCTGGGTGCTATGGGGCCCTTTTTTGGCCACtgggtgtgtttttttcagctcCTAGGAGGCACTTTTGGGTGCTGGGATCTCACTTTTGGGTCCCGTGGGGACACTTTTGGGTGCTGGGCGTATATTTTTCCCCGTGAGAAGCTTCCTAatccctccccccgcccccccagaACCCTCTCCAGGTCCTCGTTAACGCCATCATTAACTCGGGCCCCCGCGAGGACTCCACCCGCATCGGCCGCGCCGGCACCGTTCGCCGCCAAGCCGTGGACGTGTCCCCTTTGCGCCGCGTCAACCAGGTCTGTGTCCCCCCAAAAAacgccccccaccccctttaTCCCCTTCACCCccaaaatctcattttatttcacCTCTCCGACCCTTTTTTTGGGGCTGTTTCAGGCCATTTGGTTACTGTGCACCGGGGCGCGCGAAGCCGCTTTCCGCAACATCAAAACCATCGCTGAGTGTTTGGCCGACGAGCTCATTAACGCTGCCAAGGTAACGAGATGGGGATGCAATTAGCACCTTTAACACTTTGCGGACGTGACTGCTCCCCCGCTAAAGtaattccctccctttttttgcttatttttccccattttttacCGCCCCCCCCAGGGTTCGTCTAACTCTTACGCCATCAAGAAGAAGGACGAGCTGGAGCGTGTGgccaagtccaaccgttaatgTCACTGGTGTCACCCCCCCGGCAATAAATGTCACTTGGTTGTGACCCCTCTGGGTGTTTTGTGGCTGGGGGGGAGGTTGGTTGGTGTTTCGGGGGGTCCTTGTccccccaccatgtccccaagtCTGGGGTGTCCCCCACATAGTGTCACCAAATTGGGGGCG belongs to Caloenas nicobarica isolate bCalNic1 chromosome 35, bCalNic1.hap1, whole genome shotgun sequence and includes:
- the RPS5 gene encoding small ribosomal subunit protein uS7, translating into MSDWETAPAVTETPDIKLFGKWSTDDVQINDISLQDYIAVKEKYAKYLPHSAGRYAAKRFRKAQCPIVERLTNSMMMHGRNNGKKLMTVRIVKHAFEIIHLLTGENPLQVLVNAIINSGPREDSTRIGRAGTVRRQAVDVSPLRRVNQAIWLLCTGAREAAFRNIKTIAECLADELINAAKGSSNSYAIKKKDELERVAKSNR